A single window of Cataglyphis hispanica isolate Lineage 1 chromosome 2, ULB_Chis1_1.0, whole genome shotgun sequence DNA harbors:
- the LOC126856147 gene encoding YTH domain-containing family protein 3-like isoform X1, translating into MSSGLAGAVSNQRMKGQTGNQVSNGPKEHQQQQQTEHAAGEDTGFDSWRGGNNAQHHSSYPIGTGDPYSPYYPGTSFPYQTFGAGDGTWSNGTDPVAFLSGYGGQISHDAYGAMDGMFSASAAGGGFSAFGQPPFNYFHGNGDFSAWGTPRRTKYEDYYQPPRGNESYANPAASGTGEIKSIEQGVQGLSIGGSGGGSGGGGELPRQDQQHPQQQTTAQQIKPEPKEPRKITWASVASQPAKPVPPLSSTQGMKKKAGMPPPPIVPGKHNMDIGTWGEGKSSAPPPPPTAPPPPQVQPPIPPPPPPVQRQQRPQQQQQQPPQPCWNRQPSMAATATAPLPQTQIHMPPQSQQQQQQQQHQQQHHHHHHHHHQHQQHQQQQQHQQSQQHQQQQQQLSQSNPSHPVLDELKVKNDYNPIEFDQTAPGARFFVIKSYSEDDIHRSIKYEIWCSTEHGNKRLDQAYREASREGAPLYLFFSVNGSGHFCGMAQMVSPVDYQCNSSVWSQDKWKGQFRVRWIYVKDVPNVQLRHIKLENNENKPVTNSRDAQEVPHAKGVTVLRILHTYRHSTSIFDDFGHYERRQAEEDQRKVPSNPVQHHHTSSNHRNRGHASDMSRDHHQHGHQSHLHQRKERGRSGRGGSRQ; encoded by the exons ATGTCAAGCGGATTGGCAGGCGCTGTCTCGAACCAG CGGATGAAAGGACAAACCGGCAATCAAG TGAGCAATGGTCCTAAGGAACAccagcagcaacaacagacGGAGCATGCCGCTGGCGAGGACACTGGCTTCGATTCGTGGCGAGGTGGCAACAATGCTCAGCATCACTCGAGTTATCCGATCGGTACCGGCGATCCATATAGCCCGTACTACCCCGGCACATCGTTTCCTTATCAGACCTTTGGTGCCGGCGATGGTACGTGGTCGAACGGCACAGACCCGGTCGCTTTTCTCTCGGGTTACGGCGGCCAAATAAGCCACGATGCTTATGGCGCGATGGACGGCATGTTCTCGGCGTCAGCGGCCGGCGGCGGTTTCAGCGCCTTTGGCCAGCCGCCATTCAACTACTTCCACGGCAACGGCGACTTTAGCGCATGGGGCACACCGAGGAGGACCAAGTACGAGGATTACTATCAACCGCCGCGCGGCAACGAGAGCTATGCCAATCCGGCGGCGAGTGGCACCGGTGAGATCAAGAGCATCGAGCAGGGCGTGCAAGGTCTGTCGATcggcggcagcggcggcggtAGCGGCGGTGGTGGTGAGTTGCCACGACAAGATCAACAGCATCCGCAGCAACAAACTACGGCACAGCAGATTAAGCCTGAGCCGAAGGAACCTAGAAAGATTACGTGGGCGAGTGTGGCGAGCCAGCCGGCAAAGCCGGTGCCGCCGCTCTCGTCCACGCAGGGGATGAAGAAGAAAGCGGGCATGCCACCACCGCCGATTGTGCCGGGCAAACATAACATGGACATCGGGACATGGGGCGAGGGCAAGTCTTCcgcgccgccgccaccgcctacggcgccgccgccaccgcaaGTGCAACCACCGATTCCGCCACCTCCACCGCCTGTACAGAGGCAACAGCGAccgcagcagcaacagcagcagccaCCTCAGCCTTGCTGGAATAGGCAGCCATCCATGGCGGCGACAGCGACAGCACCGCTTCCACAAACACAGATACACATGCCGCCGCAGTcgcaacagcaacagcagcagcagcagcatcaACAGCAGCATcaccaccatcaccaccaTCATCACCAACATCAACAAcatcaacaacaacaacagcatcAACAATCACAGCAGCAtcaacagcaacaacaacaacttTCACAGAGCAACCCGTCGCATCCGGTTCTTGACGAACTAAAAGTGAAGAATGATTATAATCCCATAGAGTTCGATCAGACTGCGCCTGGTGCCAGGTTCTTCGTGATCAAGTCTTACTCGGAGGATGACATTCACCGATCCATCAAGTATGAAATATGGTGCAGCACGGAACATGGCAACAAACGGCTGGATCAAGCTTACCGAGAGGCGAGTCGGGAGGGCGCGCCTCTTTATCTATTCTTTTCTGTCAACGGGTCCGGTCATTTTTGCGGCATGGCACAGATGGTCTCTCCCGTCGACTATCAATGCAACAGTAGTGTCTGGTCACAAGACAAGTGGAAGGGTCAGTTTCGCGTCCGTTGGATATACGTGAAGGATGTTCCTAACGTGCAACTGCGACACATTAAGCTCGAAAACAATGAGAACAAGCCGGTGACCAATTCGCGAGACGCGCAGGAAGTCCCGCACGCGAAGGGCGTCACGGTGCTGCGTATCCTGCATACCTATCGTCACTCTACAAGCATTTTCGACGATTTCGGACATTACGAGCGCCGTCAGGCCGAGGAGGATCAGCGCAAGGTCCCGAGCAACCCCGTACAGCATCATCATACTTCCTCCAATCATAGAAACAGAGGACACGCCTCAGACATGTCTAGAGATCACCATCAGCATGGTCATCAGTCTCACCTGCATCAGCGAAAG GAGCGCGGCCGTAGTGGCAGAGGAGGTTCGCGTCAGTAG
- the LOC126856147 gene encoding YTH domain-containing family protein 3-like isoform X2, whose protein sequence is MKGQTGNQVSNGPKEHQQQQQTEHAAGEDTGFDSWRGGNNAQHHSSYPIGTGDPYSPYYPGTSFPYQTFGAGDGTWSNGTDPVAFLSGYGGQISHDAYGAMDGMFSASAAGGGFSAFGQPPFNYFHGNGDFSAWGTPRRTKYEDYYQPPRGNESYANPAASGTGEIKSIEQGVQGLSIGGSGGGSGGGGELPRQDQQHPQQQTTAQQIKPEPKEPRKITWASVASQPAKPVPPLSSTQGMKKKAGMPPPPIVPGKHNMDIGTWGEGKSSAPPPPPTAPPPPQVQPPIPPPPPPVQRQQRPQQQQQQPPQPCWNRQPSMAATATAPLPQTQIHMPPQSQQQQQQQQHQQQHHHHHHHHHQHQQHQQQQQHQQSQQHQQQQQQLSQSNPSHPVLDELKVKNDYNPIEFDQTAPGARFFVIKSYSEDDIHRSIKYEIWCSTEHGNKRLDQAYREASREGAPLYLFFSVNGSGHFCGMAQMVSPVDYQCNSSVWSQDKWKGQFRVRWIYVKDVPNVQLRHIKLENNENKPVTNSRDAQEVPHAKGVTVLRILHTYRHSTSIFDDFGHYERRQAEEDQRKVPSNPVQHHHTSSNHRNRGHASDMSRDHHQHGHQSHLHQRKERGRSGRGGSRQ, encoded by the exons ATGAAAGGACAAACCGGCAATCAAG TGAGCAATGGTCCTAAGGAACAccagcagcaacaacagacGGAGCATGCCGCTGGCGAGGACACTGGCTTCGATTCGTGGCGAGGTGGCAACAATGCTCAGCATCACTCGAGTTATCCGATCGGTACCGGCGATCCATATAGCCCGTACTACCCCGGCACATCGTTTCCTTATCAGACCTTTGGTGCCGGCGATGGTACGTGGTCGAACGGCACAGACCCGGTCGCTTTTCTCTCGGGTTACGGCGGCCAAATAAGCCACGATGCTTATGGCGCGATGGACGGCATGTTCTCGGCGTCAGCGGCCGGCGGCGGTTTCAGCGCCTTTGGCCAGCCGCCATTCAACTACTTCCACGGCAACGGCGACTTTAGCGCATGGGGCACACCGAGGAGGACCAAGTACGAGGATTACTATCAACCGCCGCGCGGCAACGAGAGCTATGCCAATCCGGCGGCGAGTGGCACCGGTGAGATCAAGAGCATCGAGCAGGGCGTGCAAGGTCTGTCGATcggcggcagcggcggcggtAGCGGCGGTGGTGGTGAGTTGCCACGACAAGATCAACAGCATCCGCAGCAACAAACTACGGCACAGCAGATTAAGCCTGAGCCGAAGGAACCTAGAAAGATTACGTGGGCGAGTGTGGCGAGCCAGCCGGCAAAGCCGGTGCCGCCGCTCTCGTCCACGCAGGGGATGAAGAAGAAAGCGGGCATGCCACCACCGCCGATTGTGCCGGGCAAACATAACATGGACATCGGGACATGGGGCGAGGGCAAGTCTTCcgcgccgccgccaccgcctacggcgccgccgccaccgcaaGTGCAACCACCGATTCCGCCACCTCCACCGCCTGTACAGAGGCAACAGCGAccgcagcagcaacagcagcagccaCCTCAGCCTTGCTGGAATAGGCAGCCATCCATGGCGGCGACAGCGACAGCACCGCTTCCACAAACACAGATACACATGCCGCCGCAGTcgcaacagcaacagcagcagcagcagcatcaACAGCAGCATcaccaccatcaccaccaTCATCACCAACATCAACAAcatcaacaacaacaacagcatcAACAATCACAGCAGCAtcaacagcaacaacaacaacttTCACAGAGCAACCCGTCGCATCCGGTTCTTGACGAACTAAAAGTGAAGAATGATTATAATCCCATAGAGTTCGATCAGACTGCGCCTGGTGCCAGGTTCTTCGTGATCAAGTCTTACTCGGAGGATGACATTCACCGATCCATCAAGTATGAAATATGGTGCAGCACGGAACATGGCAACAAACGGCTGGATCAAGCTTACCGAGAGGCGAGTCGGGAGGGCGCGCCTCTTTATCTATTCTTTTCTGTCAACGGGTCCGGTCATTTTTGCGGCATGGCACAGATGGTCTCTCCCGTCGACTATCAATGCAACAGTAGTGTCTGGTCACAAGACAAGTGGAAGGGTCAGTTTCGCGTCCGTTGGATATACGTGAAGGATGTTCCTAACGTGCAACTGCGACACATTAAGCTCGAAAACAATGAGAACAAGCCGGTGACCAATTCGCGAGACGCGCAGGAAGTCCCGCACGCGAAGGGCGTCACGGTGCTGCGTATCCTGCATACCTATCGTCACTCTACAAGCATTTTCGACGATTTCGGACATTACGAGCGCCGTCAGGCCGAGGAGGATCAGCGCAAGGTCCCGAGCAACCCCGTACAGCATCATCATACTTCCTCCAATCATAGAAACAGAGGACACGCCTCAGACATGTCTAGAGATCACCATCAGCATGGTCATCAGTCTCACCTGCATCAGCGAAAG GAGCGCGGCCGTAGTGGCAGAGGAGGTTCGCGTCAGTAG
- the LOC126856190 gene encoding EF-hand domain-containing protein 1-like yields MASLPLLPGYTIQDVNIKDYKLPHKLDISNGFPVVRDTNYGLGRRPTDAASVRYAECPDPIEYDPSLTYGRAPRYAFRQFVPRYALFAQKCLHFKAFFRQGVFDSPDEHYRIRHVNIVYYLEDDTLCVIEPVVDNAGFQQGKLVRRDKIPKNAKGDPFIWKDFNVGINVCIYGVVYRIVDCDPFTREFLTSQGIDVGEKENLPADPYAEQRKIKHDGTNAKISTRIKSDDSRRRLLEFDGMVLSFDATWNDDRYRVLYFLTDDTVAVREIHKLNDGKDPVAMLLKRTRVPKNGQSLPSWHPSICMEYGDPEIIEYYTPRDFRVGETILLYGRYFLLRDCDAFTRKYYSDILGTPQADAIPIPIRDEKPTLVESEEPPHIKSNSPEDTYVSIPFFVTKSPRRNAIRQLINFGKILRYSVRMDAVHPEDENRDFVLEYRLSDGAIRIIEKEKRNSGRHEACFLTFRPIPKPCSTKRDDREYYTPEDLFVGARINVFNHRFIITGADLYVYRYIEANHDKFCQEVRENLRNYFLQQGMLQNDVDVEARKIQEMEDERKLVADNTNGKIIEDNTKASKCTSEETNMESAIKN; encoded by the exons ATGGCAAGTCTGCCCCTTTTACCGGGATATACTATTCAAGATGTTAAC ATCAAGGATTATAAATTGCCGCACAAGCTCGACATTTCAAACGGCTTTCCTGTGGTACGCGATACCAATTACGGCCTCGGTAGGAGACCGACAGACGCAGCATCCGTTCGGTATGCTGAATGTCCAGATCCAATTGA ATACGATCCATCATTGACTTATGGTCGAGCGCCTCGTTATGCATTTCGGCAATTCGTGCCGCGTTACGCGTTGTTTGCGCAAAAGTGTCTCCATTTCAAGGCCTTCTTTCGCCAGGGAGTCTTCGACTCCCCGGATGAGCACTATCGCATTCGCCACGTGAATATTGTTTACTACCTAGAGGACGACACGCTCTGTGTGATAGAGCCGGTGGTAGACAATGCCGGTTTCCAACAGGGTAAATTGGTGAGGCGTGATAAGATCCCGAAGAATGCCAAGGGAGATCCGTTCATCTGGAAAGACTTCAACGTCGGGATCAACGTGT GTATTTACGGCGTGGTCTATCGTATTGTCGATTGCGATCCGTTCACCAGGGAATTCTTGACGAGCCAAGGCATTGATGTCGGCGAAAAGGAGAATCTACCCGCGGATCCTTACGCAGAGCAGCGTAAAATCAAGCATGATGGAACGAATGCGAAGATTTCTACGCGAATTAAGAGCGATGATTCTAGACGGCGTCTTCTAGAGTTCGATGGCATGGTGTTGTCATTCGACGCTACCTGGAACGATGATCGTTATCGGGTATTATATTTCCTAACAGATGATACTGTGGCGGTCCGCGAAATTCACAAGCTCAACGACGGCAAGGATCCCGTGGCGATGCTACTCAAGCGTACGCGCGTGCCTAAAAATGGGCAAAGTCTGCCGTCTTGGCATCCAAGTATCTGCATGGAATACGGAGATCCCgagattattgaatattacacACCGCGAGATTTTAGA GTAGGCGAAACAATTCTGTTGTACGGCCGATACTTCCTGTTACGTGACTGCGACGCCTTTACGCGGAAATATTACTCCGACATATTGGGTACTCCGCAAGCAGATGCGATTCCGATTCCCATAAGAGACGAGAAACCGACGCTAGTTGAGTCCGAAGAACCGCCGCATATAAAATCCAACAGCCCTGAAGACACATATGTCAGTATTCCGTTCTTCGTGACGAAGTCGCCCAGGAGGAATGCCATTCGTCAACTGATCAACTTCGGGAAGATACTCCGCTATTCCGTACGAATGGATGCGGTGCATCCGGAGGACGAGAACCGTGACTTTGTGTTGGAGTACAGACTGAGCGACGGTGCCATTCGAATCATCGAGAAGGAGAAGCGCAATTCCGGCCGGCACGAAGCTTGTTTCTTAACCTTTAGGCCGATCCCGAAGCCGTGTAGTACGAAAAGGGACGATCGAGAATATTACACACCGGAAGATCTTTTTGTGGGTGCGCGCATCAACGTATTCAATCATCGCTTCATTATCACTGGCGCCgatttatatgtgtatcgcTATATCGAGGCAAATCATGATAAATTCTGCCAGGAAGTCCGAGAGAATCTGCGTAATTACTTTCTACAGCAAGGTATGTTGCAAAATGACGTGGATGTCGAAGCTAGAAAGATACAAGAGATGGAGGATGAACGCAAGCTCGTTGCGGATAATACGAATGGAAAGATCATCGAGGATAACACTAAAGCGAGTAAATGCACGAGCGAAGAAACTAATATGGAATCAGCTATAAAAAACTGA